In the genome of Fervidobacterium nodosum Rt17-B1, the window TAGAAACATATTTCGTTATACTCAGTCCAAGTATTTTGTTTAGGACTGTAATAGCCAATTTGGGTCCTCCAAGTGCGTATGCGCTATTCAATTTTTCCTTACCGTAATTCGGTATTTCAACGAGAATGTCTCTCATAACAGATACAATTTTTATCGTTTTATTTTTTTGATCTAAGGCAACAATCATTATAGTATCACTTCTTGGTATTTCGTAACCAATTCTTTTATCTACGCCAAAGACTGCGACCATTAACTGCTGTGAGTTACTAATTTTTCGTTTATCTATTTCAGAGGTTACCCCGTATATTTTACTATTTTGAGTATTTTGTACACCAACATCTTCTGGTGAAAAGGTATTTGTGAATTTTATCTTAGAGAACAGATAATTAAGATAGATAATACCAACCAAGGTCGCAACACCAACACTTATCAAGATACCTGTAAAAACTTTCCTCACTTACTCACCTCCAAATGATATTTTATCGTTGTTATTATAACATTAGTAATTAAAAAAGCGTAGGGAAATTTTTAAATCTCCCTACGCTTGGTTGCTTGTTAAATTTAAAACTTATTCAGCAGATGAGCCAGTTTGGCCTTGTGCTTGTTGTTTGTAGAGATATTCTCCAATTTTCATGCTCTCTCTTTGTAAATCATCGTAAAGCATTTTAATCTTCGCAATATCGTCTTTGTTTATAGCATCCCTAAGGTCTCTAATTATTTCTTCAAGTCTTGATTTCGTGTCAACTGGTATCTTGTCTTCGTTTTCTTTTATGATTTTCTCAATATGGTAAGCTGTGTCATCAGCTCTGTTCTTGAGTTCAACCTCTTCTCTCTTCCTCTTATCTTGTTCTTCGTACATCTGAGCTTCTTTAATCATTCTTTCGATATCTTCATTGTTGAGTTGATGTCTTCCCGTCACAACCATCGATTGTTCTTTTCCAGTACCGAGATCTTTAGCTGAAACGTGTACTATACCGTCTGAGTCTATATCAAAGGTAACTTCGATTTGTGGCACACCTCTTGGTGCTGGTGGAATACCTACAAGTTGGAAGCTTCCAAGGAATATGTTGTCCCTCGCCATCGCACGTTCACCTTGGTAAACCCTAACTTCAACACTTGTCTGACCATCTTCCGCAGTTGTGAATATCTTACTCTTCTTAACAGGAATAGTTGTATTTCTTGGAATAATCGGTTCAAGCAATCCACCCTTTACTTCCACACCAAGTGTTAAAGGTGTTACATCAACAAGTACAACATCCTTATCCTTTGCACCTTCTGTACCACCAAGAATAGCCGCTTGAATAGCTGCACCTATTGCAACCGCTTCGTCTGGGTTAACGTTCTTATTTGGATCTTTTCCAAATATATCTTTTATGAATTTCTGTACCATTGGAACTCTTGTCATACCACCAACAAGTATTATTTCATCGATATCTTGCGGTTTAAGTTTGGCATCGTTCAAGGCTCTTTCTATAGGTTCTCTTGTTTTTTCAACAAGATCCCTTGTTAACGATTCAAACATCGCTCTTGTTAATTTCATTTCTAAGTGAAGTGGTCCTTCGGCTGTTGCTGTAATGTATGGTAAGCTTATATCCGTTTCTAGTTTTGAAGAAAGTTCGATCTTCGCTTTTTCTGCTGCATCTCTCAATCTTTGGAGAGCTTGCTTATCGTTTCTTAAATCAATACCATATTGTTTTTTAAACTCCTCCGCTAAGTAATCTATAATCCTCTGGTCAAAATCATCTCCACCAAGGTGGTTGTTACCGCTCGTTGCTATAACTTGTATTACGCCTCCACCTATTTCAAGAATAGAAACGTCGAATGTACCACCACCAAGGTCGTAAACAAGTACTTTTCTTTCACCTTCCATCTTATCCAAACCATACGCAAGAGCTGCGGCAGTTGGCTCGTTTATAATTCTTAAAACTTCAAGCCCAGCTATGATACCAGCTTCTTTTGTTGCTTGTCGTTGAGCGTCGTTGAAGTAAGCTGGACAAGTAATAACTGCCTTTTTAATTTCACCACCGAGATATTCTTCCGCGTCTTTTTTGAGCTTTTTGAGTATGTACGCACTGATTTCTTGGGGAGTGTACTCTTTGTCATCGATCCTCACCTTATAATCTGATCCCATCTTTCTTTTGATAGATTTTATAGTTCTATCTGAGTTAAGAATAAGTTGTCTCTTGGCTGGTTCACCAACAAGAATTTCACCGGATTTTGTGAACGAAACAATGGAAGGGGTTGTTCTACTACCTTCTGCATTTGGAATAACCTCCACACTTCCATCTGGCTTCATCCATGCTATAACCGAGTTTGTCGTACCAAGGTCAATACCAACTACAAACTCTTTCTTTGACATATATCTTCACCTCCAAAAAATTTTTATTTTTTTAGTCCAGTTATATTTTACAAGATTAGCAATCATTTGTCAAGAGTGATAATTAAAAAATCAAAAAATTTTTCGGAGATGAAAAAGTCAGCCTAAATGATTAAATGGCTGACTTGATATGATTTATTAAATTTAATAAATCAATTTAAATAATTTAAATGATACCAAACTTAAAAACAGAACGATGCTTATAAATTTCTCCCGGTCTTAGCACCGTGTTTGGGAAGTTTTCATGGTTTGGTGAATCTGGAAAATGTTGTGTTTCAAGACAAAATCCCGTATGTGCATCGTAATTCTGTCCTCTTTTTCCATTTAATCCCGGCAAATAATTACCTGTATAGAATTGAAGACCTGGCTGAGTCGTGTAGAGTTCCATTGATATACCAGTTGATGGTTCATATACTTTCGCGGCAAATTCAGAATTCAATACGAAGTTGTTGTCGTAACCTTTAGCATTTGAATTTTTCAATTTTTCTATTGCGTCTCCAAGCCTTGTTTCCTTCCTCAAATCGTATAAAGTATCTTCAACAGGCATAATATCACCAGTTGGAATTAGATTTTCATTAACAGGCGTGTATTTATCGGCATTCAAAACAACAATATGATCGTATATTTTTCCACCACCAGCTAAGTTAAAATAGGTATGTTGGGTGAGATTAACTATCGTAGGTCTATTTGTTGTGGCCGTGTAATCAATTTTAAGCTCGTTCTCGTTTGTTAGTGTGTAAGTAACAGAAACATCTAAGTCCCCTGGGAAGCCTTCGTCACCATCATGGCTAAAATATTTCAAAGTTAGGATTGGGCCGTTTGGCGTTATCTCATCAAAAGCTTTCCAAACTTTTTTATTGAATCCCTTATATCCGCCGTGTAAAGCGTTTGGCCTTCCTTTATCGTTCAAAGCCAATTGATAAGTTACGCCATCTATTTCAAATTTTCCGTAAGCTATTCTATTTGCGAATCTTCCTATTAAAGCCCCAAGATAACCTGGATTTCTTTCGTATTCTTCTAAAGAATCGAATCCAAGGACTATATCCACAAAATTCCCATTTTTATCTGGAACCCATAGTTCCCTTATGATTCCTCCGTATGTTAAGACCTTCATCATAACTCCGTTTTTATTCACTAATGTATATTCCTGCACGGCTATACCTTCGGTAGTTGCACCGAATTCTCTTTTGTCTATTGAGCCAAAGAACATTTCAACTCACTCCTTCGCTTGAAGCGTTATATGTTATTTTTTATTTTTAAATTTTTCTATCTCTTCTTCTACCTCTTTAGCACCTTCTTCGTAAAATTTTTCTTCTTCTGGGTCTAACTCTTTCAGAAGTCTTAGGAATTCCCCAGCGTGAACCCTCTCTTCGTTTGCGATATCGATCAGAACTTCTTTAGCTAACTCATTATCTGTAGATTCAGCTAATTGCATGTAAAGTTGAATTGCCTCATACTCAGCCGCAATCATAAAGCGAATTGCCCTTATTAATTCTTCATGAGTTAATTTTCTTTCAGATTTTAATCCAGAAAACGCATTAGAAAATTCTGGCATTTTTTCACCTCCGCATTTTTGCATATATTTTTATATTTCACTCAAATCTTACAAATTCGTCTACAGCTTTTTCTATTACTGAGAGTGAGTTTTTCCAAAATTCCTCTTTTTGAATATCTATTCCAACGCTCATCGCAACTTCTTCCGCTGTTCCCTTACCAGTTGAAGAAAGAAGTTTCTTATACATTTCAAAGAAGTTAGGATTATCTTTCATACTGTACACACCCAATCCAAAGAGCATTCCGAATGTATACGGGAAATTGTAAAAATGGAATGTCGGAGAGTAATAATGAGGTTTAACAAGCCACATGTATGGATGCATGTAATTTTCGTCTAACCCTTCACCGTATGCTTCTTTTTGTGCTTTAAGCATTATTTCTTTAAATTCTTCAACACTTATAGGTCTAGATTTCCTTCTTTCGAATACTTCACTCTCAAATAAAAATCTGCTGTATATGTCTATAATTATCTGTACGGCATCCGAAAGTTCTTTGTCGAGGAGTGCTAATTTTTCATCCTTTAAGGTTGCTTCATTTTTTATTTGGTTCATCAGCAAAGTCTCGTTGAATATAGATGCTGTCTCCGCTAGTGTAGCTGGAGTTGTACTGTTCAAAGGCGTTTCATCCTTTAAGCAGTAGTTATGGAATGCATGACCTAGTTCGTGAGCCAATGTTAAGACATTATCTAACGTCCCATCAAAGCTCATTAGTATTCTCGACTCTTTGAGCGCTTTCACCGATGAGCAGAAAGCCCCTCCGCGTTTCCCAGGACGTGTTTCAGCATCAATCCAATGATTTTCAAAAGCATTGTCTATAAATTTCCCAAGCTCATCCGAAAAGTTCGAAAGTTTTTCCACAATGAATTTCCTTGCCTCATCAAATGACCATTTCTTATTGTATCCTCCTATAGGAGCGAAAAGGTCGTACCATGGAAGGCCGTTCTTGTGGCCAAGTAACTCGGCTTTTTTTCTAAGATACTTCCTAAGTATAGGCATACTTCCTTTAACTGCACTCATCATCGCATCAAAAGTTTCTTTGGATATCCTATTTTCCATGAGCATTGGTTCAAGAGGTGATGAATATCCTCTAAGGTTCACTTCCGTTAAAAACTCTCCTTTTATGCTATTTAAACATTGTGCAACAACTTGCGAAGCATTTTCACAAGCTTTTAACTCTGCCTCGTAGGCTTTCTTTCTAATTTCAGCTGATTCGTCATAAGCCATGTTTCTAACGCGCATCAATGGCAGTTTTTTCAATTCGCCGTTTATTTCAACTTCACAAAGAAGATTTGATGTCGTCTTTTCATATAGATTGTTCCAAGCGTTGCCTCCGGTAAGTCTCATAAGGCTGATTATTTTTTCTTCATTTTCTGAAAGAAGGTATTTAGAGAGTATTTTTTGTTCTTCAATAAAAAATTTATGAGATTTAAGCGTCTCTGATTTTAAATTTGAAAAGTCTATCTCTACGTTCTTCAAAAATTTTCTCAATTTTGTCCTTGCCAATGAAAGATTTACAAATTTGCTCCTGATAATATCAAGATACTTTGCTGCAGTTTCATCGTTTGCATTAGCACTTAAAGTTAAGCTTGCATAATTATATAACTTCCCAGCGAGCAAGGACAATTCATTGAGTTTGTTTATAACATATTCCAATTTGGCTTCCAACCCATTGCCTTCGTTTATTAAGTTTTCATCCATCCAATTAAGAAAACCAGAAAGTTCTTTATCGATTCTTTGCAAATCATTTTTGAAACTCTCAGAATCAAAAGAAGGATAAATATTGCTCAAATTCCACCTCATTCTATAATCCCCCCAATCTGTAAGTAGTGCTAACATTCAATAACATTATACCACAATTGTGGTATAATTATAAAATAATGAAATCATTTGGAATTGAAGCACTATTGGAGGTGAAATTTATGATTAATACAAAAAAGATAATAGATATGAAAGGAAAAGAACCAATAACTATGATAACTGCATACGACTATCCAACCGCAAGAATCGCTAGTGAAGCAGGAATAGATATAATCCTTGTTGGCGATTCGTTGGGTAACGTTATACTTGGTTACGATAGTACTATCCCAGTAACGATGGAAGATATGTTAATGCACATAAAAGCTGTGAGAAGAGGCGCGCCAGATGCGTTTATAGTTGGTGATATGCCGTTTTTATCCTACGAAATTAGTCCAGAAAAAGCTGTTGAAAATGCTGGCTTAATGTTAAAAGCTGGTGCAAATGCTATAAAGTTGGAAGGCGGAGAGCCATATGCTGAAACGATAAGGCGTATAATCAATGCTGGAATACCCGTAATGGGGCATTTAGGCTTCACGCCCCAATCTGTAAATTTATTAGGTGGACATAAAGTTCAAGGAAAGACTCCCGAGAGCCGTGAAAAACTCTTAAAAGATGCAAAAATACTCGAAGAAGTGGGGTGTTTTTCGATAGTACTCGAGCTTGTTGTAGAACAAGTAGCAAAAGAGATTACAGAAAATGTAAAAATACCTACCATAGGCATAGGAGCTGGTAGGCACTGTGATGGACAAGTATTGGTATTCCACGATATTGTTGGATTAACCACCATGGATTTAAAATTTGTAAAAAGATACGCAAATACATACGAGATAATGCTAAACGCGGTTAAATCTTACAAAACCGAAGTCAAAAACAAGGTTTTCCCGAGTAAAGATAATATATTTGAATGATTAACGAAAAGACGTTGAATTTTCTAAATTTCCAGTTCATTTTTTACAAATTCATTCCACAGTGTAACAAAGAATATAGCGACCGGCACTGCAAAAAATGTTCCAACAAGCCCGTATAAAATTCCAACTAAGAAAATAAATATAAGCATCAAAACCGGATTTATATCCGCGCGTTTTTTCATTATAAAGATAAAGAACAAAAATGCGCCTAAGTGTATGAGCATAACAACAATGTTTACAATTATGAAATTTTTCAATCCAAGTCCAAGACTAACAATCAATATTGGAATCCATTCGATAACAACACCAACAATGGGTATAAAGTTTGTAACAAACCCCCAAAAAGCGAGTAAGATTTTGTATTCAGGCAAATAAAAACTAAATAGTATGTAGAATGCTATCGAAACTATAAATGCTCCAAGTAGCAAAACATCAACGTAACTTGACAAAGCAATGCCAAGTTTTTTTAGAAAATCTTCAACAAGTCCCCTGACTTTTTTTGGAAATAATCCAGGTAACGATTTTGTAGTCCAATTAGTATATATAGTTATGTAAACGGTAAAAAGTATGCTATAAAATATTACCACTAAGAAATTAGGAACACTTTTAGCAAGATTTACAGCCAACGTAGTGATTAGTTCGTTTATTTTTGGACTAGCCCATTCGGCAATTTTTCCAATTATCTCAGATAGCTCTGGATTATCAACTAAATAATTCTCCCAGTATTTCGAATCTAATATATTTTTCATAAACTCATAAAAAGAATTCACCTGCTTAAAAACAGGAGGAATAATGTTTACAAATGCATATATCAGCACGCCAAAATATATCAACAATGAAAGCGTTACAGCAATTGGATAAGGAACTTTTATTCTCATTAAAACTCTAAGCAAGAAATTGACCACTAATACAGAAACAAGAGAAAATACAAAAACATGAAGCAGAGTTTTAAATGCCGCAAAAGCAATAAACATTATGAGAGCGTATATTAGTATAATTAACAAAGCTTGTTGTCTAATGCTCAATTTCATTCACCGGACCTCCTATGTGTTTTTCAAAATGTTTTCTTACCTCTTCTAAATTATTTGTTTTTCCAAGTACAACCATCAATTTTATCCTTGCTTTTTGAGCCAATGGGTGTTCACTCAATATAGCGCCTCTTTTTCGTAAATCTGCCCCTCCTCCAGTATAGCCATATATAGGATAAACTCTTCCTTTAAAACATCTTGATGTAACAATGATTGGCACACCATTCTTAGTAATTTCTTCAACCACATCGGAAAGTTGAGGAGGTACATTTCCTCTTCCAAACCCCTCAAGAACAATGCCTTTGTAACCCATATTATAAACCGCTCTTAGAATTGAGCCATCATCACCGGTAAATGTCTTAACAATCGCAACTTTTTCTTCTATTTTATCCGTTATTATCTTTTCTCTTGTAAGTGATTTTCTAATGTAGATAACGTTATTTTCGTCAACTATTCCCAGTGGTCCGTAACCTGGAGAGTCAAATGTCGCAACGTTGCTCGTATAAGTTTTTGTTACTTCCCTTGCTGCATGTATCTCATCGTTAAGGCATACAACAACACCCATACCGTACGATTCGTCACAAGCCGCAACCATCACTGATGAGAGAACGTTCCTTGGCCCATCTGTGCTAAGTTCACCTATATTTCTCATCGATGCTGTTAAAACAACCGGTTTTTCAGTTTTTAATACTAAGTCAAGAAAATAAGCTGTTTCTTCTAATGTATCCGTACCGTGAGTTACAACCACTCCATCGTAACCTTTTTCTTCAAGAAATTCGTCTATTTTTTTTGCAAGTTCCCACATGGTATTTGGAGTCATATAAGGACTCGGTACATTAGAAAATTCGTAAACTTCTATATCTGCTATATCATAAAGTTCTGGTATATCTGTCACAAGTGCGTTCCCTTTATCAAAAGGTACAACTGTCCTCCCCTTTTTTATCATCGCAATTGTTCCACCGGTGCTAACAATAACGATTTTCTTCCTCTTTGCGTTTCCCATAATTTTTGCTCCCTTCCATATTTATTTTTGCAATCCATTTTAGTACCAATATCTTTTCTTTCTAACTCTCATACCTACTATCACACCGTATATAAAACCTCCTGCATGTGCCCAATAAGCAACCCCTGTACCTGTCACGTCAGCTAGCAAACCATTCAACACTTGTATTATAAACCAATATGGAAGGTAAATAAAAGCTGGAATTTCAACGATAAACGGCAAAATCAAAAAGACAAGAGAAACTATTCTTGAATAATAAAATAATACAAAATAAGCCCCCATTACAGCTGAGATTGCACCAGATGCACCAACAAGTGGATATGGTGAGAATGGGTTAAAAATTACATGGAAGAAGAGAGCAAAAAGCCCACCGGTGATGTAAAAAATAAAAAACTTGAAATGACCCATTGCGTCTTCAACATTGTCACCAAATATCTTCAAAAACCACATATTACCAATTATGTGAGACCAACCACCATGAACAAACATGTGTGTAAACATCGCAACAATTGGAAAAGCGTAAAACATCTTTTCTGGGACAAAACCAAATGTGCGAAAAAATCCTTCTAATACTTCCCCAGACCAATCCATACTCGAAATCATGAGTTCATAAGCAAAAACGATTACGTTCACAATTATTATCATTATGTTCACAAAAGGCTTACGTATACTAGGGATAGTATCGTACAGCGGAAACATCTAATTCCCTCCCTTCATTTTAAAACTTAATTATTTAGCATATAACAACTTGTACTGTATCATCCCAAATAATTCATGGGAAAAATTGCAAAGTGAATAAAACGCATTAGCAGATGGTATATAATCGAGATAAGAATTTCTAAAATCAACCGGCACATCTGCGCTTACAAAACTTACATCTTTAAAAAACTTTCTAAAAACAAAAAGGCTTCTTTTCATATGTATTGTACTTGTCACTAAAGTTATCGGTACATCACCGATAAGTTCGAATGTACACTTACCGTTTTCGAATGTATTCCTTGCTTTTGATCCTAAAATTATATCCTCTTCGGGTACTCCAAAATTTAAAAGTACATTTTTCATAATAAGAGCTTCGGGAACCCCTTTATCGATTATTCCACCAGTAACGATTATTTTTCTTGGTCTATTTTTGTATAACTCCAAAGCTTTGTACAGTCGTCTTAAAGTATGCTTACCTATCTCAACATTATTTGAAAATTCGTCAACACCGCCTCCTAAAACAACTATAAATATACCTTTATCTTCGGTGTCTTTTAAAACAAAAGTTTTTGAAATTAAATAGGCAAACAAATTAGATGTTAGAAAATAAAAAACCAAAGCAAATGATAAAAATAAAAAAGCCAATTTTTTTCTCTTTTTAAAGTAAAGTGCAAACAATAATAAAAACACAGTTACGAATAACCCCGGAAGAGTAATAAAAGAGCTAATTATTTTAAATAGGTGAATCAAAGCATTTACCCCCTTGTATTATCGATATTTCTGAAGTATTTTTGCAACGCAACTTCGTCTATAGTTGCTCTTTCTTTCCTATCGTTTTCAAAGCTTTGCTTTTCGATATAGCGCTCTTTCAACTTTTCAAAACTTTTCCTTTCAGTTCGCTTTTCTAAAAACTTTCTAAGTATCTCTTCTTCTTCAAGTCTTAGATTTTCAAGCTTTTTTTTAAGAGTAAGAATGTAATCATTGTACATCCTTAATAAGTATAGTAAAAAACCAAGCTGCGCACCGGTTTGCGTACCAGTACGCAACTGACTTTCTACATCGTTTTTGGATTTTTTAACCTTATCAATTTCATCTTCAACTTCTCTTATCAATAACCTTATCCTATTTAATTCTTCCTTTATACTTTCTTCCTCTTTTTTTCTTAACGTTAAAATTTTTTCGAGTCGAAAAGGCATAAAATCCTCTATACTCTTTATTTTTTACTTTCTCAAAAACGCTGAGAGAATCTCAACAAAAACTTGGAGCAACTTTTTGCTTGCTTCTGAAAATCTTTTCCCTTCAAAGTTGTCCAAAGAAATAATCACAAGTCTCTTATCACCTATTTTTACACTCCCGACAAGAGGTATAAAGTTTGGTTCCGTAACTCCCGCCTTAATCCACAAATCCCTTTGCGGACTCTCTAGATTAAGCTTGTAAGCTTCATCAAGTTCAACAACTTTGTTTTCTCCAATCGCAGGTCCATAATTGTCTTCGTCCGCTCTAAAGACTGTGTTTTTTATTTCATCATCGTAGTTATAAACAGCCACACATTTGTATATATCACCATCAAGCATCCAAATGGAGGCTTTTTGTGCTTCGGGTACTAATTTCACAAGTTCATTAAGCATTGATTGGAGATACTCTTCCAAAGATGTTGATTTTTCCCAAAGAGATACAAGTTTTGACAGACTTTCAAAGCTTGTTACCATTTCTTTGTAGATTTTCTGTGTTTGCAAAAATCTAATAGCCGCAAGAGCCTGAGAAGACAAAAAAGAAGATATCGCTTTTGATATGTCAGTGTATTCTTCCGGAACGTGAATGATAAATTTATAATTTTCCACAGGTATCACCATGTAATGCTTTTTCTCGACAGTAAAACTCTTTAATTCGTTTAACCCTTTTGCTTTTTCTAAAACTTTTTCATCCTCCTTACCAACAACATAATCATTATCTTTAAGTAAAGCATAAGCTATTTCCGGATATTCTGCGTGGAACTTCATCCCGAGTTCGACTGCAAATTTTGTTGGATCACCTTCGGAATTACTTAAAGCTTCAATGATTATCTTTTCAACAAACGATTGAAGCTTATAAAGTGATTGCTCTAAAACCTTTTCGGTCATATCAAACATTACTCCTGCGACACCATAAGAACCATCACCAAGCCTAATCGGCATCCTATGGATACTAAAATACCTTCCGTTTATAACTTTTTCATGAATCTGATTCCTTCTTGTTCTCATAACTTTTCTATCAATATTGTTTATCTCTTCATCTCCCAGTATTTCTGATTCGAGCTTGCCAATTAGTTTTCCTTCAGGTAATTGGAGTACGTTTTCTAGCTCTTTATTTATCCAGATAAATCTAAATCTATTATCTTTGATAAAAGCCGGTGCCGGGAGCCTTTCAAAGAATTGTTGTAAAAAGTATAGATATCTCACGCTGTTACCTCCTCCATCTTAACTTGTAATATCTTAGAAATACCATCTACCATGGTTACTCCATGAACTATGTCTCCAGCCTCCATTATGAGTTTATTGTGTGTGATAACTATAAATTGTGAATGCTCTTGTTCCAATAAACGTCTAAATTTCTCAGAATTGTAATCATCAAGCGGAGCGTCAACTTCGTCAAGCACGTAAAAAACTCCTTTATTAGCTTCAAGCATTGCCATTATTAATGCTATACCAACAAGCGCTTTTTCTCCGCCAGATAATAATTGAAGTCTTTGAACCCTTTTACCAGCTTTAGAAATCGTTATTTCTATACCCGATTCCAATATATCACCATCGTCTAAAATTCTCATTCCGCCAGTTCCTCCGTAAAATAGGTTTTCTATATACGTTCTAAAAGCACTATTTATTTGATTAAATACCCTTAAAAATTGTTCACGTGCTTGTGCGTTTGTTTGCTCAATAAGTTCTTCCAGTTTCTTTTTTGCATCTTCTAAGTCTTGTTTCTGCTTTAATAGCTCGTTGTATTCTTGCTCAATGGCTTTGTATTCATCTATCGCTGTTAAGTCTACTGCACCTAACATTTTGAGTTTGTTTTCTAGATCCTTAATTTCATTAGCAAGTTCGTCTAATTTTTCTGGTTCCACATCGATAGGTGTTCTATATTCTTCAGGAATATTTGATATTCTAAACGATATTTCTTGAAGTCTCATTTCTGTTTCGTGAATGCGTTCTTTTATAGATTCTATTTCTGTCTTCTGGTCTCGTAACTCTTTCTCAAGTTGTTCAAGCTTTTGAAGCTTCTCTTCTTTCCCTGCTTTCTTTTCGCGTATGCCAGAAAATAACTCTTGAGAGGTATTTCTCAACGTTTCTAACTCTTTTTCATTTTCCAAGAGAAACTTTTTCGTTTCATCAATATCTTCTTCAAGTTTTGATATAACAGACTTTGCATTTATAAGCTCATCCTTAATCTCTTCTATCCTTGAATTTATCCTATCACTTTCTGCGTTGTATTGTAATTTTCTCTCAAACAAATTCTTTACTTCCGCACGGTAAGTAGCTATAGATTCATTGAGTTGCTCTAATTTTTTCCTATGTTCATCAAGTCCCTTTGAAAATTCATTAACACTATTTTGAAGATTTTTCCTCTTTTCATCGAGTTCTTTTGATTGATTTTCCAAAACTTCTATTCTTGCTATGTTCCCCTCGTATTTTGCGTTGTACTCTGCTTCAAGTTTAACAAGGTCAGAAATTTCATTTGTGATTTCCTTGTAGGCTTTTTGTAGTTCCTCTAATACTCTTTTCGAAGATAAAGATCGGCTTGAAACGGTTGCAAGTTCTTCCCTAACTATATTCATATTGTTTTGCAACTCGTTGATTTCCTTATTTATAACCGAAATTTCATTTTCTGTATTTTCCTTTTCATGTTCGATTTGCTCTATATTTTCTTCCAAAGTTTTCAACCTAACTCTTCTGGCAATTATCGAATTGGCGTAATCTTCTTTTGACCTTCCACCACTCATTGCTCCTCTTCCGGAGATGAGTTCTCCATCTAGCGTAACTATCCTTGAACGGATGTTATACTTTCTCTTTATCTCTATCGCATTGTCGATGTCTTTAACTATTATATCGTTCCCGAAAAGAAAGTACGGAAGCGCTTCGTACTCTTTTGAGACGTTCACAAGTTTGGCTG includes:
- the fliJ gene encoding flagellar export protein FliJ, translating into MPFRLEKILTLRKKEEESIKEELNRIRLLIREVEDEIDKVKKSKNDVESQLRTGTQTGAQLGFLLYLLRMYNDYILTLKKKLENLRLEEEEILRKFLEKRTERKSFEKLKERYIEKQSFENDRKERATIDEVALQKYFRNIDNTRG
- a CDS encoding asparaginase; its protein translation is MGNAKRKKIVIVSTGGTIAMIKKGRTVVPFDKGNALVTDIPELYDIADIEVYEFSNVPSPYMTPNTMWELAKKIDEFLEEKGYDGVVVTHGTDTLEETAYFLDLVLKTEKPVVLTASMRNIGELSTDGPRNVLSSVMVAACDESYGMGVVVCLNDEIHAAREVTKTYTSNVATFDSPGYGPLGIVDENNVIYIRKSLTREKIITDKIEEKVAIVKTFTGDDGSILRAVYNMGYKGIVLEGFGRGNVPPQLSDVVEEITKNGVPIIVTSRCFKGRVYPIYGYTGGGADLRKRGAILSEHPLAQKARIKLMVVLGKTNNLEEVRKHFEKHIGGPVNEIEH
- a CDS encoding YdcF family protein, which gives rise to MFLLLFALYFKKRKKLAFLFLSFALVFYFLTSNLFAYLISKTFVLKDTEDKGIFIVVLGGGVDEFSNNVEIGKHTLRRLYKALELYKNRPRKIIVTGGIIDKGVPEALIMKNVLLNFGVPEEDIILGSKARNTFENGKCTFELIGDVPITLVTSTIHMKRSLFVFRKFFKDVSFVSADVPVDFRNSYLDYIPSANAFYSLCNFSHELFGMIQYKLLYAK
- a CDS encoding rhomboid family intramembrane serine protease, whose protein sequence is MFPLYDTIPSIRKPFVNIMIIIVNVIVFAYELMISSMDWSGEVLEGFFRTFGFVPEKMFYAFPIVAMFTHMFVHGGWSHIIGNMWFLKIFGDNVEDAMGHFKFFIFYITGGLFALFFHVIFNPFSPYPLVGASGAISAVMGAYFVLFYYSRIVSLVFLILPFIVEIPAFIYLPYWFIIQVLNGLLADVTGTGVAYWAHAGGFIYGVIVGMRVRKKRYWY
- a CDS encoding PAS domain-containing protein yields the protein MRYLYFLQQFFERLPAPAFIKDNRFRFIWINKELENVLQLPEGKLIGKLESEILGDEEINNIDRKVMRTRRNQIHEKVINGRYFSIHRMPIRLGDGSYGVAGVMFDMTEKVLEQSLYKLQSFVEKIIIEALSNSEGDPTKFAVELGMKFHAEYPEIAYALLKDNDYVVGKEDEKVLEKAKGLNELKSFTVEKKHYMVIPVENYKFIIHVPEEYTDISKAISSFLSSQALAAIRFLQTQKIYKEMVTSFESLSKLVSLWEKSTSLEEYLQSMLNELVKLVPEAQKASIWMLDGDIYKCVAVYNYDDEIKNTVFRADEDNYGPAIGENKVVELDEAYKLNLESPQRDLWIKAGVTEPNFIPLVGSVKIGDKRLVIISLDNFEGKRFSEASKKLLQVFVEILSAFLRK